Proteins found in one Thalassomonas actiniarum genomic segment:
- the lptG gene encoding LPS export ABC transporter permease LptG — protein MMRILDWYIGRIITSTTFITLAVFVSVSGIIKFVEQMKSVGKGNYDLAHAALYVLYAIPRDVEIFFPMAALIGGLIGIGMLASNSELVVMQAAGLSRLDIIKSVMKTAMILVVVSMAVGEWLAPSGEAAAREIRAQAISGGSLISAKNGIWAKDGDYFVHITEVEDQGRLNKVQVYRFNEQLKLDSWLSAESAVYVDKAWQLNNVVDTSIKDEQITQKKAETQSWQSSLTPEKLGVVTVKPESLSVRGLLNYLDYLKANEQDQSRYLLAFWRKAMQPVTVAVMLLVALSFIFGPLRSVSMGARIMMGVGTGILFFVCNEVLGSLSLVYQFPPILGAMMPSVIFITVALFFMNKRAA, from the coding sequence ATAATGCGTATTCTTGACTGGTATATCGGCCGGATTATTACCTCTACCACTTTTATTACCCTGGCGGTATTTGTCAGTGTCAGCGGTATCATCAAGTTTGTTGAGCAGATGAAAAGCGTGGGCAAAGGCAATTACGACCTTGCCCATGCCGCTTTGTATGTGCTGTATGCTATTCCCCGTGATGTGGAAATCTTCTTCCCGATGGCGGCGCTGATCGGCGGCCTGATCGGTATCGGTATGCTCGCCAGCAACAGTGAATTGGTGGTGATGCAGGCGGCGGGGCTCTCCCGGCTGGATATAATCAAATCGGTCATGAAAACCGCGATGATCTTAGTGGTGGTGAGCATGGCGGTTGGCGAATGGCTGGCACCCAGCGGTGAAGCCGCCGCCAGGGAAATTCGCGCCCAGGCGATATCCGGGGGCAGTTTGATCTCGGCTAAAAACGGCATCTGGGCCAAAGACGGCGACTATTTTGTTCATATTACCGAGGTTGAAGATCAGGGACGGCTTAACAAGGTGCAGGTATACCGCTTTAACGAACAGCTGAAACTTGATAGCTGGCTGTCGGCAGAAAGCGCCGTGTATGTCGATAAAGCCTGGCAGTTAAATAATGTGGTCGATACCAGTATCAAAGACGAACAAATTACCCAGAAAAAAGCGGAAACCCAGAGCTGGCAATCGAGCCTGACCCCGGAAAAGCTTGGTGTGGTGACGGTAAAACCCGAGTCTTTGTCGGTGCGTGGCCTGCTCAATTACCTGGATTATCTTAAAGCCAATGAGCAGGATCAGAGCCGTTATCTGCTGGCATTCTGGCGTAAGGCGATGCAGCCGGTAACCGTCGCGGTAATGTTACTTGTGGCATTGTCGTTTATTTTCGGCCCGCTACGTTCTGTGTCTATGGGCGCGCGGATCATGATGGGGGTTGGTACCGGGATCTTGTTCTTTGTCTGTAATGAAGTGCTTGGTTCTTTGAGCCTGGTATATCAGTTCCCGCCGATACTCGGGGCTATGATGCCGAGTGTGATCTTTATCACGGTTGCCCTGTTTTTCATGAATAAACGGGCCGCTTAA
- a CDS encoding winged helix-turn-helix domain-containing protein, which produces MKAKLFRVGQYKIDLSRSQIICSTETLSAEPKVLQVLRLLAENQGEVVTHSEIMAEIWQGVEVAPNALQRAIAHLRKALGDDAKQQKVIATHPRIGYQLVAEVDWHPDKTDDTDKAPQKRQAKKPSKVLYLLPLLLVLVLITYLMQYKQESVRYTKITQLTQSDQDEANPTYSLDGNYIVFSRRTNACENHLWAKEATSGKELRLTTMPGQYGRHSFTPDGRELVFASSNNCQAIQPQQPVQDCWHIATLDFAAALSAPQAPLLRHQCRGEKLETPKALSNNQYAFLQFEHGRYQLMHFDERNGQVSPLYQSERDFIYYFDYDAKHQRFALISRNEKQQNVLEIVSLQGESLMRNIIKQPQHMSHYQFFEANFAPQGNYLVTSSHSGPQKLSLDGELEAIVVPENRISSVDIHPNANKILAIRGQFDHDIAQVLLDEPQSEQVTGGFNRQYQPYPSFARTTSSERLAQYQPHGDIIAFISDQTGSDQIWLWQNGQASQLTFTANNRNIGHYVWSPGGKQLAYIQNDQLTLISTKGETQTLPTELPLLNVLDWYHDEQLLVIANTDTIRRLFQYDLASGKLTSLDASQVKKAWISGDQLIYGDKQARVWLRHLKDLNQPKELLEQLHGKSLLVRQGVVYSVNPENHNLIAFDLSSRQASILGHLKDRAWWLSDIRGRQLLVEQSIAVRKDIVELE; this is translated from the coding sequence ATGAAAGCTAAGCTATTTCGCGTAGGCCAATATAAAATTGACCTCTCCCGCTCACAGATCATCTGTTCAACAGAAACACTTTCAGCCGAACCTAAAGTGCTGCAGGTATTGAGACTGCTTGCTGAAAATCAGGGGGAAGTGGTCACCCACAGTGAAATCATGGCTGAGATATGGCAGGGGGTAGAGGTTGCACCAAACGCGCTGCAACGGGCCATCGCACACCTTCGTAAGGCTTTGGGTGACGATGCCAAACAACAAAAAGTTATCGCCACCCACCCAAGGATAGGCTATCAACTGGTGGCCGAGGTAGATTGGCACCCGGATAAAACCGATGACACTGACAAAGCACCTCAGAAGCGCCAGGCAAAAAAGCCAAGCAAAGTCTTATATTTATTGCCCCTGCTGCTGGTGCTAGTGCTGATCACATACCTGATGCAATACAAGCAAGAGAGTGTCCGCTATACCAAAATCACCCAACTGACCCAAAGCGATCAGGATGAGGCAAATCCGACGTACTCTCTCGATGGCAATTACATTGTCTTTAGCCGCCGTACCAATGCCTGTGAAAACCACCTCTGGGCAAAAGAAGCAACCAGCGGCAAAGAATTGCGCTTAACCACAATGCCGGGCCAATATGGCCGACACAGTTTCACCCCCGACGGCAGGGAGCTGGTATTTGCCTCAAGTAACAACTGCCAGGCAATACAACCCCAGCAGCCAGTTCAGGACTGCTGGCATATTGCTACCCTGGACTTTGCCGCGGCCCTGTCTGCACCGCAAGCTCCTTTACTGCGCCATCAATGCCGCGGCGAAAAGCTGGAAACGCCAAAAGCATTAAGCAATAACCAATATGCCTTTTTACAGTTTGAACACGGCCGCTACCAGTTAATGCACTTTGACGAACGTAATGGCCAGGTGAGCCCCCTTTACCAGTCTGAGCGGGATTTTATTTATTACTTTGATTACGATGCCAAACATCAGCGCTTTGCCCTGATCAGCCGTAATGAAAAGCAGCAGAATGTGCTTGAGATTGTCTCACTGCAAGGTGAATCTCTGATGCGCAATATCATCAAACAGCCGCAGCACATGAGTCACTATCAGTTCTTTGAAGCCAACTTTGCCCCCCAGGGTAACTACCTGGTCACCTCAAGCCATTCAGGCCCGCAAAAGCTCTCGCTCGATGGCGAACTGGAAGCTATCGTCGTGCCCGAGAACCGGATTTCCAGTGTTGATATTCACCCGAATGCCAACAAGATACTGGCCATTCGCGGCCAGTTCGACCACGATATCGCCCAAGTTTTACTGGACGAGCCTCAGTCGGAGCAAGTGACGGGCGGCTTTAACCGGCAATATCAGCCTTACCCCAGTTTCGCCCGCACGACATCATCGGAGCGCTTGGCACAATATCAGCCCCATGGCGACATCATTGCCTTTATCAGTGATCAAACCGGCTCAGATCAAATCTGGCTATGGCAAAACGGACAAGCAAGCCAGCTCACCTTTACCGCCAATAATCGCAACATAGGCCATTACGTCTGGTCACCCGGGGGCAAACAGCTGGCATATATCCAAAACGATCAACTGACCTTAATCTCAACTAAAGGAGAGACGCAAACCCTACCAACCGAACTCCCCCTGTTGAACGTGCTGGACTGGTATCATGATGAACAGCTGTTGGTTATTGCCAATACCGATACCATACGCCGCCTGTTTCAATATGATCTTGCCTCAGGAAAGTTAACCTCGCTGGATGCCAGCCAGGTCAAAAAAGCCTGGATCAGTGGTGATCAATTGATTTACGGCGATAAACAAGCACGGGTGTGGTTACGCCATCTTAAGGATTTGAATCAGCCAAAAGAGTTACTCGAACAACTTCACGGGAAAAGCCTTTTGGTCAGACAGGGCGTCGTCTACAGCGTTAACCCGGAAAATCACAATTTAATCGCATTCGACTTATCCAGCAGGCAGGCCTCAATATTAGGCCATTTAAAAGATAGGGCTTGGTGGCTAAGTGATATCAGAGGTCGGCAGCTACTGGTCGAGCAGAGCATAGCCGTAAGAAAAGATATCGTTGAATTAGAGTAA
- a CDS encoding DNA polymerase III subunit chi — protein sequence MLQTQVTFLLLNEDSDNTDTLFHACIQAAKCYRRNQRVFIYTSDREQALAIDELLWGFDPDSFVPHNLIGEGPKNGAAVEISWQAPTNRRAVLINLTSTVPNFANQFSHIIDFVPADEEQKQQARDRFRTCRQWGFQVDTQPAPAASEAKHVIKN from the coding sequence ATGCTGCAAACCCAGGTAACATTTTTATTATTAAACGAAGACTCGGATAATACCGATACTTTGTTTCATGCCTGCATCCAGGCAGCGAAATGTTACCGCCGTAACCAGCGGGTGTTTATTTACACCAGCGACCGGGAGCAAGCCCTGGCAATAGATGAGCTGCTCTGGGGTTTTGATCCCGACAGCTTTGTCCCTCACAACCTTATTGGTGAGGGGCCAAAGAACGGCGCCGCGGTAGAGATAAGTTGGCAAGCGCCTACTAACCGCCGAGCCGTTTTAATTAATTTAACCAGCACAGTGCCAAACTTTGCTAATCAGTTTTCACATATCATAGATTTTGTCCCGGCGGACGAAGAGCAAAAGCAGCAGGCGCGTGACCGTTTCCGCACCTGTCGCCAATGGGGATTCCAGGTTGATACCCAACCTGCCCCGGCCGCCAGTGAGGCAAAACATGTTATTAAAAATTAA
- the lptF gene encoding LPS export ABC transporter permease LptF has product MIIFRYLLKEVAKTQLAVFFVLMTIFISQKFVRVLGDASEGGIPGQLVMTFIALRVPDLAGMLLPLSLFLGILLAYGRIYADNEMTVLHSCGVSEWYIVRVTLVLSLITALVTGLFTLYLAPMAAEYEYQVKEELAADSGLSALVSGRFQKTGNGKAVVFIHDKDRDSNNLEKVFVAQLPDNGENRESIINSSLVYAAKGQVIEEDTGSQRLVLEDGIRYQNDAEQGQFRAVEFSKYYIQIKEQEIEHKRRKLNALPLKTLMSQDLPEYSAQIQWRIAFPFACLILTLIAVPLSVVNPRQGKFGKMMPALLLFLGYFLLLIALRSSIERGSVPHTLGLWPIHVLAFLLGWLLLIKSRTSGMKIKAKLPWVGRSNTTKGAA; this is encoded by the coding sequence TTGATTATTTTTCGTTATTTATTAAAGGAAGTTGCCAAAACTCAACTTGCTGTTTTTTTCGTGCTGATGACCATTTTTATCAGCCAGAAATTTGTCCGGGTGCTCGGAGATGCATCTGAAGGGGGCATTCCCGGTCAGTTGGTGATGACTTTTATCGCCTTAAGAGTACCCGACCTTGCGGGTATGCTGCTGCCGCTGAGTTTATTTTTAGGCATATTGCTGGCATACGGACGTATATATGCCGATAACGAAATGACGGTGTTACATTCCTGCGGTGTCAGTGAATGGTATATCGTGCGGGTGACCCTGGTGCTGAGTTTGATCACCGCCCTGGTGACCGGTTTGTTTACCCTGTATCTGGCCCCTATGGCGGCGGAATATGAATATCAGGTAAAAGAAGAGCTGGCGGCAGACTCGGGATTAAGTGCCCTGGTTTCCGGGCGTTTTCAAAAAACCGGTAACGGCAAGGCGGTGGTGTTTATCCATGATAAAGACAGGGACAGCAATAATCTGGAAAAAGTCTTTGTTGCCCAGTTGCCGGATAACGGCGAAAACCGTGAAAGCATTATCAATTCAAGCCTGGTATATGCCGCCAAGGGCCAGGTGATTGAAGAAGATACCGGCTCGCAGCGCCTGGTATTGGAAGACGGCATACGTTATCAAAACGACGCTGAGCAGGGGCAATTCCGTGCGGTGGAGTTTTCCAAGTATTACATTCAGATCAAAGAGCAGGAAATAGAGCACAAAAGGCGCAAATTAAACGCCTTGCCCCTGAAAACCTTAATGAGCCAGGACTTGCCGGAATACAGTGCCCAGATCCAGTGGCGTATTGCCTTTCCGTTTGCCTGTTTAATCTTAACCCTGATTGCCGTGCCGCTAAGTGTGGTAAACCCCCGGCAGGGAAAATTCGGTAAAATGATGCCGGCGCTGTTGTTGTTCCTCGGTTATTTCTTATTGCTGATTGCGCTTCGCTCCAGCATAGAGCGGGGATCTGTGCCCCATACCCTGGGCTTGTGGCCGATACATGTGCTGGCGTTTTTGTTGGGTTGGCTATTGCTGATTAAAAGCCGCACCAGCGGCATGAAGATTAAGGCGAAACTCCCCTGGGTTGGCCGCAGCAATACCACAAAAGGAGCGGCATAA
- the pepA gene encoding leucyl aminopeptidase: protein MEFSVKSGSPEKQRSACIVVGVFEPRRLSAIAEQLDEISEGYISNLLRRGDLEGKSGQMLLLHHVPNILSERVLLVGCGKERELDERQYRQIISKTINTLNETGSMEAVCFLSELHVKGRDTYWKVRQAVEATQDCLYSFNSLKTRKEEPRRPLRKIVFNVPTRRELPIGERAINHGLAVAAGINTCKDVANMPPNICNPAYLADQAKNLESEYDKVTTTVVDEEEMAELGMGSYLAVGRGSENESLMSIIKYDGAGDDSNPIVLVGKGLTFDSGGISLKPGEGMDEMKYDMGGAAGVLGAMHALAELDLPINVIGVLAGCENMPGGNAYRPGDVLTTMSGQTVEVLNTDAEGRLVLCDALTYVERFDPEAVIDVATLTGACVIALGKHATGLLSTHNPLAHELLNASDQSGDRAWRLPLWDEYQEQLESPFADFTNLGGRPAGTITAACFLARFTKKYHWAHLDVAGTAWRSGGKDKGSTGRPVSMLTQFLLNRSGQEQSE from the coding sequence ATGGAGTTCAGTGTAAAAAGCGGCAGCCCGGAAAAACAGCGCAGTGCCTGTATTGTTGTTGGCGTATTTGAACCACGTCGTCTTTCGGCTATAGCTGAACAACTTGATGAGATCAGCGAAGGATATATCAGCAATTTATTACGCCGTGGTGATCTCGAAGGAAAGTCAGGCCAGATGTTGTTGTTACATCACGTGCCGAATATCTTAAGCGAGCGGGTGTTATTAGTCGGTTGCGGTAAAGAGCGCGAGCTGGATGAACGCCAGTACCGCCAGATCATCAGCAAAACCATCAACACTTTAAATGAAACCGGCTCCATGGAAGCAGTCTGCTTCTTATCCGAACTGCATGTAAAAGGCCGCGATACCTACTGGAAAGTACGCCAGGCGGTAGAGGCGACACAAGATTGCCTGTACAGCTTCAACAGCTTAAAAACCCGCAAAGAAGAGCCGCGTCGCCCGTTGCGTAAAATCGTCTTTAACGTGCCGACCCGCCGCGAATTGCCTATCGGTGAGCGCGCCATTAACCACGGCCTGGCGGTAGCAGCCGGTATCAATACCTGTAAAGACGTCGCCAATATGCCACCAAACATCTGTAACCCGGCCTATTTAGCCGACCAGGCGAAAAACCTGGAGAGCGAATACGACAAAGTCACTACCACAGTAGTTGATGAAGAAGAAATGGCGGAGTTGGGTATGGGTTCATACCTGGCCGTGGGCCGCGGCTCTGAAAACGAATCTTTGATGAGCATCATCAAATATGACGGCGCCGGTGACGACTCCAACCCGATTGTTTTAGTCGGTAAAGGCCTGACCTTTGACAGCGGCGGGATTTCCCTCAAGCCGGGCGAAGGCATGGACGAAATGAAATACGACATGGGCGGCGCCGCCGGTGTCTTAGGCGCCATGCACGCCCTGGCCGAGCTTGACCTGCCGATTAATGTTATCGGCGTACTGGCCGGCTGTGAAAACATGCCGGGCGGCAATGCCTACCGTCCGGGTGACGTACTCACCACCATGTCGGGACAAACGGTAGAAGTCCTCAATACCGATGCCGAAGGCCGTTTGGTATTATGTGACGCCTTAACCTACGTTGAGCGTTTCGACCCGGAAGCGGTTATTGATGTTGCCACCTTAACCGGCGCCTGTGTGATTGCCTTAGGTAAACACGCCACCGGCTTACTTAGTACTCATAACCCGCTGGCCCATGAACTGCTCAACGCCTCGGATCAAAGTGGCGACCGCGCCTGGCGCCTGCCGTTATGGGATGAGTACCAGGAGCAGCTGGAAAGCCCGTTTGCCGACTTCACCAACTTAGGTGGCCGTCCGGCCGGTACTATCACCGCCGCATGTTTCCTGGCGCGCTTTACCAAGAAATACCACTGGGCGCACCTGGACGTTGCCGGTACCGCATGGCGCAGTGGCGGTAAAGACAAAGGTTCCACCGGTCGTCCGGTCAGCATGTTAACTCAGTTCTTGCTGAATCGTTCAGGTCAGGAACAAAGTGAATAA
- a CDS encoding RDD family protein — protein MTDTTQDSIQNATLETFPRAGFMRRFGGWVYDVLLSIAVYMTAGAISFLIFGLLVNYGILSMRGHDHLIDLQQSSIIYSVLIYGWNLGWVAFFFVWFWSKSGQTLGMKAWRLRVQNRDGSLISKRTAIKRLLPTLLGLGNIWVLLDGKNKLSLQDKLTDTEVVTLSKEANRGRL, from the coding sequence ATGACAGACACGACTCAAGACTCAATACAAAACGCGACACTAGAAACCTTCCCCCGCGCCGGTTTTATGCGCCGCTTCGGCGGTTGGGTTTATGATGTGTTACTGTCAATTGCCGTGTATATGACCGCCGGGGCGATAAGCTTTTTAATCTTTGGCTTGCTGGTCAATTACGGTATTTTGTCGATGCGGGGTCATGATCACCTGATTGACTTACAGCAAAGTTCTATTATCTACAGCGTATTGATTTATGGTTGGAACCTTGGTTGGGTGGCGTTTTTCTTTGTCTGGTTCTGGTCAAAGAGCGGCCAGACATTAGGCATGAAAGCCTGGCGTTTAAGGGTACAAAACCGGGATGGCAGCTTAATCAGTAAAAGAACCGCCATCAAGCGCTTGCTGCCGACCTTGTTAGGCTTAGGGAATATCTGGGTATTACTCGACGGAAAAAACAAATTAAGCCTGCAAGATAAGTTAACAGATACCGAAGTCGTCACCTTGTCTAAAGAAGCCAACAGAGGGCGCCTGTAA